In Oryctolagus cuniculus chromosome 18, mOryCun1.1, whole genome shotgun sequence, the DNA window TGCTCCATGCTCAGTCCAGATGACACTGCCCTTCCTGCCACCCTTCTGCCCCGACCTCTTCCCCTTGAccccctttctctgtttttttgcTTCCTCTCATCTTGTACCACATACTGCAGGGCAAGGGGACAGATGGGGAAGGTATGGGGTGCCCCTGGGCTTGGGGCCTGTCATACATACCCACAGCCGGTTGGCCAGGGAGACCACCTTGGCTGTGATGGATTTGGGGTCCTTCTGCCTGATGGAATCCAGGATGATGTCAGTCAGGAAGCGGTGACACTTTTGTGCATAAAACATCTCTTCCCAGGACAGAGAGAAACTCAGAAAAGTCACTTCTGTGGAGGACAGAGGGTGGATATGGCCACATCTGCCCAGAGCTAGGGCCTTAGAGACAGCCTGGAGGAGGGGAAAGGTGTGGGACTCCCAAGGGACCCATGCTCCCTGAAGTGGCCTGGATAGGGTTCAGGCATCTGCACGAGGAAGtgcaggcccaggcctggctgcagcaCTCACCTCGGGGCTGCGGGAAGGCTGTGGGGGACATGTTTCGGAGGTTGTCCATCTGTGTGGTGTAGATGATGCTATCCTCAAAGAACATGCAGGAGCCGTCACTGCCCACCACTGGGGGGTGAGTCACTTTGAGGATGATCCCTGGGCTGTCCACTTCAGtagcctcaggcagaggctgctCAAGGGCAGGGCTTTCTGTGACAGCATGTGAGGAGGGACCTCTGGTGAGCACACACCTGTATACACAGTCACCCCACtttccagctgctgtggctagTTTTTCACAAGtggcctctcctcccttcactgcCCCAGTGAAACCCAAACCCTGAATTTTGGAACTCTGAAGAACTCTCCAACCCCCACTGTTGAACTAAAACTGGTACCAAGCAGGGGCTCAGGCATCTGTGCAAGGAAGTGAAGAGCCCAGCTGGGGGCTGGAAATCTATAAAGCAAATTTATAAAATCTATAAACAAAATTGTAAAGCAAATCAGTGATTGGGGGGCAATCACTGATGCCCGTGGGCTCAGAGCAGATGTTTGTCACCCCGAAGCTTCACAGACCAACCTGAGGCTCCTAGAGTTCAGGAAGGCCCCTGAGGCAGGGCCTGAGCCTCTCAAAGGGAAGGTGACAGAATACTGGAGGAGGAACTTTGGGGGAGCAGAGGAAACAGCCTGGCTGGGGTTCTCAGCAGCTTCCCCAGACCACCACTGCCCCAGGCCATACGCATTCTCTCAGCCCAGTTCCCAGGGACCCCTTATCTTTTAGGCTCTTGCTCCTGGGTGTCTCAGCATCTCGCTATGTGTGCTCTTCCTTGAGTTCTACTCTGTCTGCCCACCTCAGTAAGGGCACATCCCACCGCCCCTTGAAACCATCTGAGCTAGAaacctggcccctccctggcctgatctcccaccccaccccctacccccacctccccaccccctccaccgcCTCACCTTTCTCTGAGCCTAGAATGGACTCCAGGCTTTGAGCatcccctcctgctgctgcatttCCTGCACTCCCAGAGCAAGCTTTCTGTAATGCTCACGTGACCATATGACCACTTGTTTAAAATCTGTCTACTCCACTTAGGGTGGGAACAGGGCACTGCATTCCGAGCTGAATCCCGAAGACCTGTCCTGGATGAGTCCTGTCTTCAGCCTCGGCTCCTATCACACCTGCACGTGAAGCCTGGCCTCCAGCTAGCCATGCCCTGTGCTCCACAAACACCTGGGCTTGTCCTTTCTGCTCCTGCTGACACCACAGCCTTCTGCCTCCTTTGTACTCCTACTTCCCAGGCTCCCTCAAGCCGGGCCATGGTGCCAGTCATTGTGGTCTGCTGCCTGGCTCAGAGCAGGTCTTGATGGGTGGGGGGCTTTAGTCTCcttttttccctaactctgtGGTGTTGGCCAAGGGGTTTGCCTTCTCTGCTGTACACAGACTTAGGTTGAGGATGGCAGGGACTTACCTCTCTCCTTTGGCCTGTGCTTGCCCCAGTCCTTCAGAGTGACAGCTCTTTTCACAGGGAAGTATGGCTTAAAGGTTGGCTCTGGTCCCTTGTCTTTCACGCCCGCTCCAGCCCCCGCCTGTGGGCCTGGATCCTTCTCTGAGGCTGTGCAATGGGCTTTCCAGGCAGCAGAGGTGCTGGGTTGGGAAGCAGCCTCACTTGCCAAGGGGAGCTGTGGGGCGGCCTCCTCCAAGGAGCTGCCCCGAGGTGCTGTCAGGGGCTGGAATTCCCACTGTTTGCAATTCACCATGTCCCATTCCCTCACTAGGGAGATGAGTTTTTGCATGGGGGTGACTGGAGGGTCTTTGGTTTCAGGTTTCTGTGTGAGGTTGATTGTGGTGCACTTTTTCTTGGGGGGACTCTCAGGGTGGCCCCCCCAGTGTCTGGGGTTGGCACACAGCCCCGAGCAGTGTGAGTATGTGCTAGAACTGCCTGCTCTCTTGGCATTTCGGCACAAGGACATCTGGATGGCCCGGGTGTACTGTTCAGCTTCCTCCATCTGGCTGGACCTGGTCAGATTCCCCTTGGCCTTGTTCCATGGAGTCCTGTCATTACAGTCTTCGAAGTCCACGGGCATGCAGGCTGTgccctggggaggaaggggcagaTTACCTCTGGGCATGTTGTGTATCAACAACAAAGTCTTGCCCAAGATCTAATTAGCTGGCCTGTAAGACTCATCTGCTCACCCAGAGGAATCCATCCCTGACATGGGTCATCTGAGCTTTGCTCAGTCTGAGTGGGGATGATGGCAACTCAGGGGCCTCTCATACTCCAGTGGGGACATCATCAGAATCTCAAGGCATAagtggccagcacaccgggtgGCCGTTTGGATGTGCTCTTTCGTTTTGCCACAGCCCTCAGTAGCTGGGCCTGGCCTCCGAACCCTGTGGCAGTGGTCTTTGAGAAAAATGGCAGTTAAAGAAAACTGTAACTTACTTCTTTGGCATCTCTACTAAACTCTACCAGTGACCCTGGCCCTTCTGTCACCACATGCAGCCTCCGGATGGGAAATGCTTCTTCATTTTCAGATTCTTTCTCCTGGGTCCATGATCTGCAGAAACCAAGGGGGTAGGCTAACGAGCAGAGGCTTCCATCAGCTCATTGCCAGTTGGTCAAGCCTGCTAGTCAGTGGTGGGACAGAGGATCTGAAAGGGTTTCATTTAAGTCACTGGCAGTGCTGGGCCTGCTTCACTCCCTTATCCCCAAGAACAGGTCCCACTAAGAGCTGAGATAGACTCAGAGTTCAAGCTGCACATCTGGAATCCAGAGTGAAGTTTTCTTACTTGTATGCCTCACATTGTGCGAGGGCTTCTGAGAGGGACGGAATGTGGTATTCCTCCACCTCCTGGCAGAAGAGGGGCCACTCCCTGCAAACAACAAGGAGATGTCAGATggggcagctggggtgggagtgtgggtacgGTGTAAGCCCACAGAGTTGCTGCCTTGAACACCAGTTCCCGTGTGGGAAATGGTAAAACCTCCTCCCGGAAAGCTGCAAACGGAGGCTTCCCCTGCTGCAAAGGAGGGATCAGCCTTGGCGATATCACTACGCCTTGCTTCACTTACTTAAATTCAGATGGCAGGAACAGTTTTCCGAGTCTCAGGAAGTTGAGAATGTGTCGGAACATTTGGCCGTCCCCGTGGATGAGCAAGGTCTGCCCATATGTGATCCAGTACACTCTCTGAGGGTCGGACAGCAGTTCTGGATACTGGAGGGGGTTGACACCAGGTTCAGTTAGTCCTGAGGGCTGAGGCTTTAGTAAGGGGCAGGTCAGCCTTCTCTCACTGCGTCTTCCCACCCTTGCTGGAGCAGAGGCTTTGGGGTTTCCATCTCCCTTTCTTGTTGGCTACAGGAGCAGAGCATGCAGGGAGAAGCACATGTCTGCTTCAACTTTTGCTGCTCTATAGAGCACCTTCTCAAGGCATCGGGAACCCTACCCTACCTCCATCTTGGCTCAGGCCCCTCAGAAATGGCTTCCTTCATACCCAAACTGCTGAGGGTCTTCCTAGCATGCTGTTCATTCCATTTCTGCTCACAAGATAAGAGCATTCCAGGCTGTGGATCTAGGGAAAGTCCTTGTTCTAAGCAGGTGCTGGAAGCTGTGTGAGGGTCAGGTGACAGGCCCCAAAGCAGCTCAGGCAGGAAAGTCCAAGGgagaggagggctgggccagcagtaCCTTCAGCAGGGTCTGCAGGGTGGTTGCATACCAATGGCTTCCAACATAAACTTTGATGATCTGTTGGGGGGAATACACAGTGATCTCTGCTGTCCACTCCTCATCTGTGGAAACCAATGACAGTGACATGTGGCCAGAGGAAGTTAAGTAGAACATTTTGGTCAGTACTATATAGCATGGTAAGGATCAATATGTTCATCAGTCACATGGCATCGCCTATTCAGATGCGGCAGGAATCCCTGATGCCAACCTCTGTGCTGCTCCTCAGAGTACCATGGGTGGTGATGGGCTTGCAGTGGCAGCTTTGAGTGTCAGCTCAtgactctgggggtgggggggggcaatCCTACTTGAGCCACCTCCATCAAGAAAGCTGACCTGATGATGTGATCTACCTACATTGCCAGCTGCCTCAGGTTTCTGGCTGGCTGTGTCCTGGATGTTTAGCTTTTCTTGGGATCACTCAGACTGGAGCTAGGAGTCCCTCTGGATGGGCCCATTGTTTAGTAAATATCATAAGGtcagggctggcatcgtggtgtggtgggttaagtggccacttgtgatgctggcatgccatactggagttctggttcaagtcccagctattctgcttctgatccagcttcctactcaagcacctgggaaggcagcagcagcaggtgacccaagtacttgggcccccgccacccatgtgggagaccaggatggaattcttggctcctggcttcagccaggccctgccctggctattgcagccatt includes these proteins:
- the KCTD19 gene encoding BTB/POZ domain-containing protein KCTD19; translation: MEEPGMPHESAEDLFHFNVGGWHFSVPRSKLAQFPDSLLWKEASALTSSESQRLFIDRDGSTFRHVHYYLYTSKLSFSSCAELNLLYEQALGLQLMPLLQTLDNLKEGKHHLRVRPADIPVAERASLNYWRTWKCISKPSEFPIKSPAFTGLHDKAPLGLMDTPLLDTEEEVHYCFVPLDLVAKYPSLVTEDNLLWLAETVALIECECSEFRFIVNFLRSQKILLPDNFSNIDVLEAEVEILEIPELTEAVRLYRMNMGGCSRTSCPPPSPGKGGRAAGLESVKPLYVMALGLLVKYPDSALGQLRIESTLDGSRLYITGNGVLFQHVKNWLGTCRLPLTETISEVYELCAFLDKRDITYEPMKVALKTHLEPRTLAPMDVLNEEWTAEITVYSPQQIIKVYVGSHWYATTLQTLLKYPELLSDPQRVYWITYGQTLLIHGDGQMFRHILNFLRLGKLFLPSEFKEWPLFCQEVEEYHIPSLSEALAQCEAYKSWTQEKESENEEAFPIRRLHVVTEGPGSLVEFSRDAKEGTACMPVDFEDCNDRTPWNKAKGNLTRSSQMEEAEQYTRAIQMSLCRNAKRAGSSSTYSHCSGLCANPRHWGGHPESPPKKKCTTINLTQKPETKDPPVTPMQKLISLVREWDMVNCKQWEFQPLTAPRGSSLEEAAPQLPLASEAASQPSTSAAWKAHCTASEKDPGPQAGAGAGVKDKGPEPTFKPYFPVKRAVTLKDWGKHRPKERESPALEQPLPEATEVDSPGIILKVTHPPVVGSDGSCMFFEDSIIYTTQMDNLRNMSPTAFPQPREVTFLSFSLSWEEMFYAQKCHRFLTDIILDSIRQKDPKSITAKVVSLANRLWTLHISPKQFVVDLLAITGFKDDRHTQERLYSWVELTLPFARKYGRCVDLLIQRGLSRSVSYSVLGKYLQEG